GAGTGTCCAGGACCCAACACGCATTGACCAACACCCAATGGAGAGTGTCCAGTACCCAACACATGATGACCAACACCCAACAGAGAGTGTCCACTACCCAACACACGTTGGCCAACAACCAACAGAGAGTGTCCGGTACCAACACACGCTGGCCAACACTCAGAACATGCCCAGAGCCCAACGGAGAGCGTCCAGTACCCAACACAAGTTGGCCGACACCCAACAAGGCGCCCAATACTCGACGCAAAGCGCCCTTGGAGGACGTGGAGACGACGCCGAGCCACCCCTGCGTCCACCAAAGGGTGCGGGGTCTGCGGCCACGGCTCCTGCTCACCGGTCGAGTAGGGATCGGGCTTATGGTGCCGCGGCGAGGGGTGATGCTGGATGACTTGCTGAGGTTTCGCCGGCTGCGGAggctgcggcggcggcggctgcgggggCGGATGCTGCTGCGGAGGTGGCTGCGGTTGGGGGatgtgggaagggaagggcaTGGGTTGCATGTGCATGGGcctctgctggggctggtgctgcagctgctgcaccgCGGGGTGCGCCGGAGGCTGCAGGGGAGGCTGGGGCTGCGACTGGACCTTCActgaagggagaagaggagTCTGCGGCTGcactttctgcagctgttgAAGGTAGAGCTGCATCTGGCTGGTGCTCAGAGGCAGGCTGTGGTGAGGCGGGGGAGGCTCCTCGTCCTCCAGCAGGACCTGGGGAGGCTGGGGCAGAGGCGGCTGAGGGAGCATGGGCTGCTGGCTGATGGCTGGCGAGACGGCCGGCGGGCGCGGAGGCTTCGGGGGCAGAGCGGCGGCGCGGTTGCTGGGTCTCGAGGGCTGCTGAGGCAGAGCGTTGTGCAAAGCTGGGGAGAGACGGACAGGGAGCTCGTGAGAAAGGTGGAGAGCGACTTCTGGCACGGTCGGACGGCGGTAAGGACGAGGGGGATGGGTTTTAAACTCCGAGAATGGAGATCTGGCTCAGATGGGAGGgggaaattctttgctcagaggacGGTGaggggctggcactgctgcccagagccgtgggtgccccatccctggaggtgcccgaggccgcggatggggcctggggcagcctgagctggtggggggcacccagcccatggcacgGGTGGGACTGGGGGcctttggggtcccttccaaccgcACAGTGACGTGATCTCATTGTTCTACGGTctttgaggacccttccaatTTAAGTCGTACtaggattctatggttctatgatctttaaggactcttccaacccaaacccaagtcattctattGTTGGctgaccttcaaggacccttcgaacccaacccaatccattccGTGGCCCTGAGGTCACTGAAGACCCTTCCATCCCAAATGTTGTATGGCTTTAcgacctttaaggtcccttccaacccagaccaGTCTGTGACTCTATGACACTGCCTTCCAAGATGCTACCCGACACCTCCAGCAGGACACCAACCCCAGATCCTGGCTCTGGCCTCATCCTCCCACCCCGGATTTgtggctgtggatgctccagcATCCGCCACAGGGTGTCCAGCACCCACCACAAGGCACCAGCACACAACGCAGGGTGTCCAGCACCCAACACAGAGGGTCCAACACCCAACCAAGTGTCCAGAACCCAACGTAGAGCGCTCAGGACCCAACACAAGTTGGCCAACACCCAACAAGGCGTCCCACGCCCAACGCAAGGTGCCTGGCACCAAATGTAGAGGATCCAGCACCCAACACACGGTGTCCAGCACTCAACAAGGTGCCCGGCACCCAGTCCAGGGTATGCAGCACCCGATGCAtgagcacccagcacccaaCAAAGCGCCTAGCACTCAATGTAGAGCGTCCAGCGCCCAACGTGGTGCGTTCAGCATCCAACACAGAGCGCGCAGCACCCAAGTAGGCGTCCAGCACCCGATGTAGAACATCCAGCACCCAACAAAGTACCCAGCACTCAACGTAGAGCGTCCGGGACCCAACGTAGAGTATCCAGTACTCAACGTAGCGTGTCCAGAACCCAAAGTAGAGCTCCCAGCACCCAATGCAGAGCGCCCAGCACCCAATGCACAGTGCCCAGCACCCAATGCAGAGCGCCCAGCACCCATGCTGCGCTCACCTGGAGGCGAGACCACGGCGTGTTGGTTCAGGTGGGGAGGAGTGCTGTGCTCAGGCGGCTGGGGAAGATGAGGCGGCATCTCCGGCTGAGGAAGATGCATGATGGGCTGAGTGAAATGCGGCATAGTGTCGAACATGTTCCCCGGGAGCGGGTGCTCCATGACGGAGACTTGAGCAGGAACGAAAGGCGGCGGGGAGGATTTCATCGGCGGCGGCGCTTGCGGGGGGACCGGCGGCGGGGGTGGTGGCTGCGGTTGCAGTTGCTGCGgcggcagctgctgctgctgcggcggcggcgggggctgctgcgggggctgcggcggcggaggcggctgctgctgctgctgctgctgcaccgcttggtggtggtgatggtgatgCTGAAGGGGAGACACATCGTGAGACAGCCGGACGCGCGGCTTCCAAGCAAAGCACCGGGCTCTCTCGGGCTCGGCAGGACCTCCCTCCCCGGGGCCTTGCTGCGgcggcagctgctgctgctgcggcggcggcgggggctgctgcgggggctgcggcggcggaggcggctgctgctgctgctgctgctgctgcaccgcttggtggtggtgatggtgatgCTGAAGGGGAGACACATCGTGAGACAGCCGGACGCGCGGCTTCCAAGCAAAGCACCGGGCTCTCTCGGGCTCGGCAGGACCTCCCTCCCCGGGGCCTTGACCCCAGCCTTGTGGTTGGGGGAGGATGCTCCGTGTCCT
The window above is part of the Numida meleagris isolate 19003 breed g44 Domestic line unplaced genomic scaffold, NumMel1.0 unplaced_Scaffold725, whole genome shotgun sequence genome. Proteins encoded here:
- the LOC110391991 gene encoding bromodomain-containing protein 4-like → MKSSPPPFVPAQVSVMEHPLPGNMFDTMPHFTQPIMHLPQPEMPPHLPQPPEHSTPPHLNQHAVVSPPALHNALPQQPSRPSNRAAALPPKPPRPPAVSPAISQQPMLPQPPLPQPPQVLLEDEEPPPPHHSLPLSTSQMQLYLQQLQKVQPQTPLLPSVKVQSQPQPPLQPPAHPAVQQLQHQPQQRPMHMQPMPFPSHIPQPQPPPQQHPPPQPPPPQPPQPAKPQQVIQHHPSPRHHKPDPYSTGEQEPWPQTPHPLVDAGVARRRLHVLQGRFASSIGRLVGCRPTCVGYWTLSVGLWACSECWPACVGTGHSLLVVGQRVLGSGHSLLGVGHHVLGTGHSPLGVGQCVLGPGHSVGCWSMCIGTRNPLLVVGQHALGTGHSPLGSGQRVLVPDALCWVLANVSWVLDTRHWVLVNVCWYQTFSTGCWPTCVGTGHSLLGVGHCVFVPDVFHWVLVSVCW